In Bos indicus x Bos taurus breed Angus x Brahman F1 hybrid chromosome 1, Bos_hybrid_MaternalHap_v2.0, whole genome shotgun sequence, a single window of DNA contains:
- the LOC113898332 gene encoding olfactory receptor 5W2-like, translated as MTAENCTVFADFIFLGLSGRQDVQQGLFLLFLLVHVITVVANVGMVLLIKRDPRLHTSMYYFLSNLSFCDICYSSTISPKMLADFLSEQKRIPYDVCAIQMYFFGAFEDVECLMLAVMAYDCYVAICNPLLYTIAMSRGICTQLVVIAYIVGLVDSAIHTCCTFQLSFCNSNIINHFFCDIPPLLALSYSDTSINEIVMFTFIGWVVGTSIITVLLSYSYVITTILRMNSAEGRCKAFSTCASHLTAVAIFHGTLLFMYFRPSSSYCMDTDKTASVFYTGVIPMLNPLIYSLRNKDVKGALKKATSTKLCSG; from the coding sequence ATGACTGCTGAGAACTGCACTGTGTTTGCGGACTTCATATTCTTAGGCCTTTCCGGTAGACAAGATGTGCAGCAGGGGCTCTTCCTGCTCTTCCTGCTGGTTCACGTCATAACTGTGGTTGCCAATGTCGGGATGGTCCTGCTGATCAAGAGGGACCCCAGACTGCACACATCCATGTATTACTTCCTGAGCAATCTGTCCTTCTGTGACATTTGCTATTCTTCTACTATCTCTCCCAAGATGCTGGCTGATTTCTTATCTGAGCAAAAAAGGATTCCATATGATGTATGTGCCATCCAGATGTACTTTTTTGGAGCCTTTGAAGATGTGGAATGTCTCATGTTGGCTGTCATGGCTTATGACTGTTATGTGGCCATTTGCAATCCACTTCTTTATACAATTGCCATGTCCAGGGGAATCTGTACCCAGCTTGTGGTTATTGCCTACATCGTAGGCTTGGTTGATTCAGCCATCCATACCTGTTGTACATTCCAGTTGTCATTCTGCAATTCCAATATCATCAATCACTTTTTCTGTGACATCCCACCCTTATTAGCCCTGTCCTACTCAGATACATCCATCAATGAGATTGTGATGTTCACTTTTATTGGCTGGGTTGTGGGGACCAGCATTATCACTGTCCTCCTCTCCTATAGCTACGTCATAACAACCATCCTTAGGATGAACTCAGCCGAGGGGAGATGCAAAGCTTTCTCTACATGTGCTTCCCACTTAACCGCTGTGGCTATATTTCATGGCACACTCCTGTTCATGTATTTCAGACCCAGCTCCAGTTACTGTATGGACACAGACAAAACGGCCTCTGTCTTTTACACAGGTGTCATCCCCATGTTAAACCCACTGATCTATAGCTTAAGGAATAAGGATGTAAAAGGTGCCCTAAAAAAAGCAACCAGCACTAAATTATGTTCTGGGTGA